GTGCGTGCCACTCGAGGTGCCGCACGTGAAGCTCCCTCGGGGCCGACGGACGCACGCGCCACCCCTCCGCCTTGCTGTGAGAACGGAGGCCGGGGCTCCGGGCTCTTGCGAGGCCGTCCTCGAGCCCGCTCCAGTCCCGATGCCACTCCCGCCGAGAGCGCTCCCACCAGCGCCAGCGCCAGCACCGCACCCGCGATGCGCCGACGAGGACTCGCGAGCCACCTCACGGGCGCCCTCCGTCCACATCCCATCATCGACACGACGAACTCCCGGACGGCCCCTGGCGCGAACATGGACATGCTCCGCTCACCTGCACAGGGGTGCATGGCTCGGATACGGATACGCCACGGCGGGCTCGGTGGCGGCGTCCATCAGCGCACGCGGAAAGCCTCCGCACATGAGCGCATCCAGGAAGTCCGCCAGACACGGCGCCGCCTCCAGCGTCTCCACCACCTCCACCGGACTCCCCTCCTCCATGCGCCACGTGTGCTTGCGGTAGCCACGCGCCCACGGGGCCAGGTTCATCGCTGGAGCCGCGAGCGACTCGTACAGCAACTGACGCGACGGCGTGCTCGTGCCGAGTCGATAGAGGATGGCCGCCACCTCGTTCTCCTCGATGGGCTGGAGCAACCCCTCCTCGGGACGAGGCCTGCTCCACGCAATCATCTCCGGCGAGCGCGTCTCCAAATCCAACCAGAACATCGTCCCGCCCTGGCGGTCGTAATAGCGGGGACTGCCGCGCGTGTCCGAGCTGAACCACGTGGCCCAACCCTCACTCCACGCCTGCCCCGGGAACGTCGGCACGCCCAGGAAATGAGGCCCACCCTCGGACGGGCTCGTCCCATGGCTCGCCATGGCCCAGTGGCCCAGCTCATGGAGCACCATCGCCTCGGACCACCACGCCGCATCCGAGTCCCCCGGCAACCAGAGCTGCGCGGACCAGCGCCGCCCCGCCGCCGTCACCTGCCACGGCGCGAAGCACGCCCCACAGGACCACGTCGTGCCGAAGCCCAGCCACGCCACCAGCGGCAGCCCCGTGTACCCATATCGCTCCCGCGTCCCGTGCCACGCCGCGCGCACCGCCTCGAACACCGCCGCGGCCCCGGAACCCTCCGACTCCTCGATGGCGAACACAGGTGCGTCGAGCAACACACGCGTCGGCCTCGACCAACTCCAGATGCGCGCCGAAGCACCGGGCGTCGCGGGCACGCCCTGTGCTCCCGACAGCCCCGGGTCCGCCACCGCGTACTCCACCAGCCCCGTCTGCCCCTGCCCCGCCGCGTAAATCACCACGGCGTCCTCCGCGCCCACGTCCTTCGACACGCGCACGGTGAACCGCCCCGAGCCATCCGTCAGGCTCAGGTCCACGAGCGTCCCGCCCTGGAATGACGCGACGAGGAAGCCCCGCGCGGGCACCCACTCCGTCTCCGACGTCCAGTCGCGGAACGATGCATCCGGCAGACGCCGCGCATAGCGGGCCACGCCACTCAGCGTTCGCCCAGGAGCGCCGCAGAACCCCCGAGTCCCCTCCACCACACAGCCGGCCTCGCACGCAGCGGACGCCCAGCGTCCCTCCGCGCAGCGCTCCAGCGCGCCCGCGTCGGAGCAACGGGACAGGCCCTCCACACAGGCCGCCGCCACCTCGCAGTGCGCGCCGCCTGATTCCACACAGGCCTCGCCCATCGCGCAGTCCCGCTGCTGGAGCTGACCGTCGACACAGTGCTCCACCACGCGAGGCCCCAGGCATCGCCCCTCGGGAGGAAGCGCGTCACAGGCGATGCGCATCCGCGGGCTCTCCTCGGGCAGGGCTCCGCACGCGCTCAGTCGACAGGCCTCATCCGAAGGCTCGCACGCGGAATCACAGGGCGGCGCGCCCGCGCCACACGCCAGCAACCCCACGCTCCACACCACCAGCGCCCACGCTCGCGCCTGCACCGCGGACTCGAAACCCACCAGGGGGACATCCTCCACGCCCGCCACGCTGGTGACGGGTGCGCGGCAGGACAACACGCGCTCCTCCAAGGACAGCAGGAGCAGGAGGCGCGGGGGTCCCCTGCTCGCTCGCATTCGAGCACGTGCTCTGTCCATCAGGAGACAACAACAGTCGGGACACGGCCTGCCCGGCTGCTCCACACCCGAGGACGGGCGGTCAGCCTGGGTCCGACAAGAACACTCCTCGCGGGGGCGGGCGCCCAGCGGTACATCATGGAGGGAGGCCGGGTTCGCCGCACACCCCCGCGAGAAGCAGCTTCAGACAACGACTGCCAGACTCCCACTCACGCGGGAGGTGAGACCCGGCCCGAGGGGATGACGAAGGGACCGGGCACATCCGGCCACTCGACGACCTGGACCTGCAGACCAAACGTGCTCGCGATGAGCTCCGCGCGGAGCACCTGCGCGGGAGGGCCTATCTCCACCAGCCGACCTCCCGCGATGACGGCAATGCGATGCGCGTACCGCGCCGCCAGATTCAAATCATGGAGCACCGCGAGCACCGCTCCACCGTTGCGCGCGAAGTGCGTCGCCTCTTCCAGCACCAGGTGCTGATGCGACAAATCCAGACTCGACGTGGGCTCGTCGAGCAACAGGTAACGGTTCCCGTGCGCGGGCGCATCCCAGAGTTGCGCCAACACGCGCGCCAGCTGCACGCGCTGACGCTCGCCGCCCGACAGCGACGTATACGGACGCGAGGACAGGTGACGGATGTCCATCACGTCCAGCGCCGCCTGCGCCACCTCCAGGTCCGCGCCACTGTCACCGCGCATCGGATGCGGACTGCGGCCCAGCAGCGCCACCTCCAGCACGGTGAAGCCGAACCCCAGCGACGACTCCTGCGGCAGCACGCCCAGCCGCAGCGCGCGCTCGCGAGGCGGCCACTTCGACAGCGGGCGCCCATCCAGCAGCACCTCGCCCACGGTGCAGGGCAGCTCGCCGGCGAACGCGGACAACAGCGTGGACTTGCCCGCGCCGTTGGGCCCCACCACGGCGAGCACCTCGCCAGGCGCCAGCTCCAGGGACAACGGCCCCAGCGTGCGCCCGCGGCCCCGCCACACCTCGACGCCTCGTGCCTCCAGGCTCATAGCGTCCCCTTGCTGCGCGCCAGCAGCACGATGAAGACAGGCACCCCCAGCGCCGACGTCAGCGCGCCCACGGGGAGCTCCACCGGAGCCGCCGCGGTGCGAGCCAGCGTGTCCGCCACGACGAGCAACGCCGCGCCCAGCAGCGCCGAGGCCCCCATCAACCGACGGTGGTCCGGCCCCATCCCGAGCCGCAGCAGCGCGGGAACCATCAATCCCACGAAGCCGATGACGCCCGACGCGGACACCGCCGCCCCGACGCCGAGCGCTCCGGCCAGGATGAGCTTGCGCTTGAGCCGCTCCACGTCCACGCCCAGGTGCCACGCCTCGCGCTCACCCAAGAGCAGCAGGTTCAGCGAGCGCGCCTCGCTCAACAGCAGCACCAGCGCCGCCATCAGCGGCACCGCGGCCGCGCCCACCACGCTCCACGAGGCCCCGCTCAGGCTGCCCCACGTCCAGAAGGTGATGGTGCGAAGCTGCGCGTCGGTGGCGACGTGCGTGAGCAGGCCGATGCCCGCGCCCGCGCCCGCCGTCACCGCCACACCCGCCAGCAGCACCCGCGTCGTCTCCGAGCGCCCGCCGCCCGTGCCCAGCCGCTGCGCGAGCAACGTCGCGCCCAGCGCGCCGGCGAACGCCATGCCTGGCACCGCCAAGAGCCGGAACGCGCCCAACCTCGAATCGATGGACAGGTCCAGGATGATGGCCAGCACCGCGCCCAGCGCCGCGCCACCCGAGGTGCCCAAAAGGCCTGGCTCCACGAGCGGGTTGCGGAACAGGGCCTGGAGCGCCGCGCCGCACGTGGCCAGCACCGCGCCCACCATCACCCCGAGCGCCACGCGCGGCAGGCGGATGGACAGCAGCACCGCCTCCTGCACGGCCTCCAACCGATGACCCGTCTCCACTCCGAGCGCTCCCAGCAAGCTGCCCGCGAGCCCCAACAACGGCACCCGCACCGAGCCCACCGAGAGCGACGTCAGCGCGGCCACCACGAGCACCGCGCCCAACACCCACCACGGACGTGGACGGAGCCGGGCCGGATTCACCGGCGCGCGCGCGGGATAGCTCGCGGGTGCCGGTGCCACGTCCGAAGCGCTCATTTCGCGTCCCGCGCCGGCAACCCCATGCCGTCCTGGATGCGCTGCACGGCCTTGCCCAGATTCGGCCCCAGGCTCATGAAGTGCACGTCCTCGACGGTGGTCACCTTCCAGCCCTTCACCTGGGACAGCCCCGGCACGTTGCGCAGCGCCGCCTCACCGCCGAGCGCCGTCAGCGTGCCGTCCGGCACCAGGATGATGTCGGGCGCCGCGACGATGACACCCTCCGCCGTCAGCGGCCGGTGCCCCGAGTACTCCGTCACGGCGTTGACGCCGCCCGCCAGCCGGATGAGCTCCTCGGTGGGCGTCTCCTTGCCCGCCACCATCAGCGCGTTGGCGCCCCGCGCGTACAGCGCGAGGATGCGCACGGGCTTGCCCTGCTTGCCCTTGGCGACCCGCGCCGCCGCGTCCTGGAGCTGCTTCTCCAGGTCCGCCACCAGCGCCTCGCCCTGGGACTCGCGCCCCAGCTTCTTGGCGAGCACGCGGACGCGGTTGCGCGCCTCATCCAGCGTCGGCTTGTTGGACAGGATGACCACGTCCAGGCCCGCCGAGCGCAGCTGCTCGAGCACGCCCGGAGGTCCCGCTTCCTCGGACGCGAGCAGCGCCGTGGTGCCCAGCGCGATCAAGGGCTCCGACGCGAGCGCGCGCTGGTAGCCCACCTTGGGACGGCCACGGGCCATCGGCAGCGCGAGGCTGGTGTCGTCCACGCCCACCACGGCCTCGCCCATCCCCAGCGCGAACACCGTCTCGGTGACGGCGGGCCCCACCGTCACCAGCTTCACGGGCGCGCTCTTCGTCGCGGGAGCCTCCTTGG
This genomic interval from Myxococcus guangdongensis contains the following:
- a CDS encoding heme ABC transporter ATP-binding protein, whose amino-acid sequence is MSLEARGVEVWRGRGRTLGPLSLELAPGEVLAVVGPNGAGKSTLLSAFAGELPCTVGEVLLDGRPLSKWPPRERALRLGVLPQESSLGFGFTVLEVALLGRSPHPMRGDSGADLEVAQAALDVMDIRHLSSRPYTSLSGGERQRVQLARVLAQLWDAPAHGNRYLLLDEPTSSLDLSHQHLVLEEATHFARNGGAVLAVLHDLNLAARYAHRIAVIAGGRLVEIGPPAQVLRAELIASTFGLQVQVVEWPDVPGPFVIPSGRVSPPA
- a CDS encoding heme/hemin ABC transporter substrate-binding protein, which translates into the protein MKPWSLGLAALLLSQGALATSPPAAAKSAPKEAPATKSAPVKLVTVGPAVTETVFALGMGEAVVGVDDTSLALPMARGRPKVGYQRALASEPLIALGTTALLASEEAGPPGVLEQLRSAGLDVVILSNKPTLDEARNRVRVLAKKLGRESQGEALVADLEKQLQDAAARVAKGKQGKPVRILALYARGANALMVAGKETPTEELIRLAGGVNAVTEYSGHRPLTAEGVIVAAPDIILVPDGTLTALGGEAALRNVPGLSQVKGWKVTTVEDVHFMSLGPNLGKAVQRIQDGMGLPARDAK
- a CDS encoding FecCD family ABC transporter permease; protein product: MAPAPASYPARAPVNPARLRPRPWWVLGAVLVVAALTSLSVGSVRVPLLGLAGSLLGALGVETGHRLEAVQEAVLLSIRLPRVALGVMVGAVLATCGAALQALFRNPLVEPGLLGTSGGAALGAVLAIILDLSIDSRLGAFRLLAVPGMAFAGALGATLLAQRLGTGGGRSETTRVLLAGVAVTAGAGAGIGLLTHVATDAQLRTITFWTWGSLSGASWSVVGAAAVPLMAALVLLLSEARSLNLLLLGEREAWHLGVDVERLKRKLILAGALGVGAAVSASGVIGFVGLMVPALLRLGMGPDHRRLMGASALLGAALLVVADTLARTAAAPVELPVGALTSALGVPVFIVLLARSKGTL